One window of the Clostridium sp. MB40-C1 genome contains the following:
- a CDS encoding transglycosylase has protein sequence MEVYCNKCNKDFELNIKVKKYPGGVEETYFKCPHCKERYSSYFTDRNIRIKQGKVRNKYEQLSKCINMDDRTELLKGIQKMKADLKVDMDSLKLKMLGAQ, from the coding sequence ATGGAAGTTTATTGCAACAAGTGTAATAAAGATTTTGAATTGAATATAAAAGTAAAGAAATATCCAGGAGGAGTAGAGGAAACATATTTTAAATGTCCTCATTGTAAAGAGAGATATTCAAGTTATTTTACTGATAGGAATATAAGAATTAAACAGGGTAAAGTAAGAAATAAATATGAGCAACTAAGCAAGTGTATTAATATGGATGATAGAACAGAACTATTAAAAGGAATACAAAAAATGAAAGCAGATTTAAAAGTTGATATGGATAGTTTAAAGCTTAAGATGTTAGGCGCTCAATAG
- a CDS encoding P27 family phage terminase small subunit: MATKKELIKKDLLEQLKSNGVTGKAYIDLVEDYISLWEIKNALIKDIRERGVTIEYQNGKDQWGYKKNDSINELNKTSTQMLKILNELGLKATPTDGDDDLEM; the protein is encoded by the coding sequence ATGGCTACAAAAAAAGAATTAATAAAAAAAGATTTATTAGAACAACTGAAAAGCAATGGAGTAACAGGAAAAGCTTATATTGATTTGGTAGAGGACTACATCTCACTCTGGGAAATTAAAAACGCACTCATTAAGGATATCAGAGAACGAGGTGTAACTATTGAGTATCAAAATGGCAAAGACCAATGGGGATACAAGAAAAATGACAGTATAAATGAATTGAATAAGACTTCTACGCAAATGCTTAAGATTTTAAATGAGTTAGGATTAAAAGCAACTCCAACTGATGGTGATGATGACCTTGAAATGTAA
- a CDS encoding ERF family protein, producing MAETKKNLYQKLVEIRKEVINFSKDTESYGYKYVSGSQAIAKIREKMDSLQVLLVPKMEEIINDTFTYTNSKGKEVTDHIVKGNMAYIWINADNPEEQLEVPWKLYGAQDDISKAYGSGLTYSERYFILKFFQAPTDELDPDKKDTSNRGKGNLGNKGLSEAQVRRLFAIANKAGYDAGIVKRQAFKKYNVTSIEVLTKKQYDELCKGYEELQKEG from the coding sequence ATGGCAGAAACTAAAAAAAATTTATATCAAAAGTTAGTGGAAATAAGAAAAGAAGTAATTAATTTTTCTAAAGATACAGAAAGCTATGGATATAAATATGTAAGTGGTAGCCAAGCTATAGCAAAGATAAGAGAAAAAATGGACAGTTTACAGGTTTTATTAGTTCCTAAGATGGAAGAAATAATAAATGATACTTTTACTTATACAAATAGCAAAGGGAAGGAAGTAACAGACCATATAGTAAAGGGGAATATGGCTTATATATGGATTAATGCGGACAATCCAGAAGAACAATTAGAGGTGCCATGGAAACTTTACGGCGCTCAAGATGATATATCTAAGGCTTATGGAAGTGGACTTACTTATTCAGAAAGGTATTTTATATTAAAGTTTTTCCAAGCCCCTACGGATGAATTAGACCCAGATAAAAAAGATACTTCTAATAGAGGAAAGGGGAACTTAGGTAATAAGGGATTAAGTGAAGCACAGGTTAGAAGGTTGTTTGCTATAGCTAATAAGGCTGGATATGACGCAGGTATTGTTAAAAGGCAGGCGTTTAAAAAATATAATGTAACTTCAATAGAGGTGCTAACAAAAAAACAATATGATGAATTATGCAAAGGGTATGAAGAACTTCAAAAGGAGGGTTAG
- a CDS encoding putative metallopeptidase: MPKIRIIADTGELINDIECIGYNLQYVDADGNGQVQKIRALNNGKYDSKHWIKNEFYKPLAEKIKDKYKEQIPEFTYININKLLFLEDIDYVGDEMKRNDDVMWIKKAPRQLTDLTGYKFIIFSREFWMSRISKEQILWHIYSVLRQVDGDKLREPDIKGWKEVLGTLGYGWETTLTPMPNLMDGFEDEDFTMLKKADRQLKFDLRNAK; encoded by the coding sequence ATGCCAAAAATAAGGATTATAGCTGATACAGGGGAGTTAATAAATGATATAGAATGTATAGGATACAACTTGCAGTATGTTGACGCTGATGGGAATGGACAAGTTCAAAAGATAAGAGCACTTAACAATGGTAAGTATGATTCAAAGCATTGGATTAAAAATGAATTTTACAAACCATTAGCAGAGAAAATAAAGGATAAGTACAAAGAACAGATTCCAGAGTTTACTTATATAAATATAAATAAACTGCTTTTCTTAGAAGATATAGACTATGTTGGAGATGAAATGAAACGAAATGATGATGTTATGTGGATCAAGAAAGCTCCAAGGCAATTAACAGACTTAACAGGATATAAATTTATTATCTTTAGTAGAGAGTTTTGGATGTCCAGAATAAGCAAAGAACAGATATTATGGCATATATACTCAGTTTTAAGACAAGTAGATGGAGATAAATTAAGAGAACCAGATATAAAAGGATGGAAAGAGGTATTAGGCACTTTAGGTTATGGATGGGAAACAACATTAACTCCTATGCCTAACCTTATGGATGGATTTGAAGATGAAGACTTTACAATGCTTAAGAAAGCAGATAGGCAACTTAAATTCGATTTAAGAAATGCTAAATAG
- a CDS encoding Lin1244/Lin1753 domain-containing protein, with product MARPKKQTVDYFPHYVTSGKTMYILENSFGNDGYAFWFKLLELLGSTDGHCFRAENATDWMFLLAKTRVTEEKATEILNTLAKLNAIDSELWDKKIIWVQNFVDNLSEVYRKRRTNPPKKPNSEGFCRENPISELVNTDINPQSKVKESKVKKSKVEESSNSHSDEAIEICKYYSTLLPGQDISAHLATFKILIEQYGYEWTKEALQKTVSSKGKFIKAYMERILQNWQAEGKEEIKSGGTRQDNRQNKAKGEGELLAARAIEKYGDELGDFECDF from the coding sequence ATGGCAAGACCAAAAAAGCAAACTGTAGATTACTTTCCTCACTATGTTACTAGCGGTAAAACAATGTACATCTTAGAAAACTCTTTTGGAAATGATGGTTATGCTTTTTGGTTTAAATTACTAGAGTTATTAGGAAGTACAGATGGGCATTGTTTTCGCGCCGAAAATGCTACCGATTGGATGTTTCTACTTGCTAAAACTAGAGTTACAGAGGAGAAAGCGACAGAAATTCTTAATACATTAGCAAAATTAAATGCAATAGATAGTGAACTATGGGATAAAAAAATAATTTGGGTACAAAATTTTGTTGATAATTTGAGTGAGGTTTATAGAAAAAGAAGAACTAATCCACCTAAAAAACCTAATTCAGAGGGTTTCTGTCGCGAAAACCCTATAAGTGAGCTAGTTAATACAGACATTAATCCACAAAGTAAAGTAAAGGAAAGTAAAGTAAAGAAAAGTAAAGTAGAGGAGAGTAGTAACTCTCACTCAGATGAAGCAATAGAAATATGTAAATATTATTCTACACTGCTACCTGGACAAGATATATCAGCACATTTAGCAACTTTTAAAATATTAATAGAACAGTACGGATATGAATGGACAAAAGAAGCCTTACAAAAAACAGTAAGTAGTAAAGGTAAATTTATAAAGGCATATATGGAGAGAATACTACAAAATTGGCAAGCAGAAGGGAAGGAGGAAATTAAGAGTGGAGGCACTAGACAGGATAATAGGCAAAATAAAGCCAAAGGAGAAGGAGAACTCCTTGCAGCAAGAGCAATCGAAAAATACGGAGACGAGTTGGGAGATTTTGAATGCGACTTCTAA
- a CDS encoding terminase TerL endonuclease subunit, with product MNNIRSDKIPASIELHQAMDYIEEKLSNTDVIIKHDMIDKAIELTERYFDMRLLDWELFIFALIHCYYESTDMVVFDEFLIVMGRGNGKNGFISPVAWYLTTHYHGVKGYNVDIIANNEEQAKTSFNDVYEVLENTWKKSKKFFTKTKEEIKNKITKSYIRYNTSNAKTKDGKRSACLIFDEIHEYENYDTIKVFTSGFGKRKHSRIFYITTNGYVRDGVLDEQLQIAKDVLSGKIKDLGLCPLIYKIDSKEEVNNPDLWVKANPSLPYFPNLKKEMKKAFIKMKYQLHIAIDFMTKRMNLPAQDNFTAAVPWEKIKATNRAIPYEELQGMQCLGAIDYAMVTDFASVGLLFKYGGLRYWIEHTFVCHKALEITSRPIKFPVQEMVERELITIVQGDSITPDIIADWFLEQQEKYNILNIYADDYRVKLLKAKFNEVGLPLDTVRSGPITHAKVAPLIESIFAEEQMIFGDNPTMRWYINNTYQEPDKKGNISYYKVEPKTRKTDGFFALIHALSKDEELQEQTGYISLDVHTY from the coding sequence ATGAATAATATTAGAAGTGATAAAATACCAGCTAGTATAGAATTACATCAAGCTATGGATTACATAGAGGAAAAACTAAGTAATACAGATGTAATAATAAAGCATGATATGATTGATAAGGCTATAGAGCTTACCGAACGATACTTCGATATGAGGTTATTGGATTGGGAGCTTTTTATTTTTGCCTTGATTCATTGTTATTATGAAAGCACAGATATGGTGGTTTTTGATGAATTTTTGATAGTCATGGGTAGAGGCAATGGGAAAAATGGATTTATAAGTCCTGTAGCATGGTATTTGACTACACATTATCATGGAGTAAAAGGTTATAACGTAGATATTATTGCTAATAATGAAGAACAGGCTAAAACTTCATTTAATGATGTCTATGAAGTGTTAGAAAACACATGGAAAAAATCAAAAAAATTCTTTACTAAAACAAAAGAAGAAATAAAAAATAAAATAACAAAAAGTTATATTAGATACAATACATCTAATGCCAAGACTAAGGATGGTAAAAGAAGTGCTTGCCTTATTTTTGATGAAATTCATGAGTATGAAAACTATGATACTATAAAAGTTTTTACATCTGGATTTGGTAAGAGAAAACACTCTAGAATATTTTATATAACTACAAATGGTTATGTAAGAGATGGTGTACTAGATGAACAATTACAAATAGCGAAAGATGTCCTTAGTGGTAAGATAAAAGATTTAGGATTATGTCCATTAATATATAAGATAGATTCTAAAGAAGAAGTAAATAATCCGGATCTATGGGTAAAAGCTAATCCAAGTTTGCCTTACTTTCCTAATTTGAAAAAGGAAATGAAAAAGGCATTTATAAAAATGAAGTATCAGCTCCATATTGCTATAGATTTCATGACTAAGAGAATGAATCTACCGGCACAAGATAATTTTACTGCAGCAGTACCATGGGAAAAGATTAAAGCTACTAATAGAGCTATTCCTTATGAGGAATTACAAGGTATGCAATGTCTAGGAGCAATTGACTATGCTATGGTTACAGACTTTGCTAGTGTAGGATTACTTTTTAAATATGGGGGACTACGGTATTGGATAGAACACACTTTTGTATGCCATAAGGCTTTGGAAATTACTAGTAGACCTATTAAATTTCCAGTGCAAGAAATGGTGGAGAGAGAGTTAATAACAATAGTACAAGGTGATAGTATTACTCCAGATATAATTGCTGATTGGTTTCTAGAACAACAGGAAAAGTATAATATCTTAAATATCTATGCAGATGATTATAGGGTTAAATTGCTAAAAGCAAAATTTAATGAAGTTGGGTTACCACTTGATACAGTTAGAAGTGGTCCTATAACACATGCTAAAGTTGCCCCATTAATAGAGTCTATCTTTGCAGAAGAACAGATGATTTTTGGAGATAATCCAACTATGAGATGGTATATAAATAATACTTACCAGGAGCCAGATAAGAAAGGGAATATTAGTTATTATAAAGTAGAGCCTAAAACAAGAAAAACAGATGGTTTCTTTGCATTAATCCATGCTTTATCTAAAGATGAAGAACTACAAGAACAGACTGGTTATATAAGTTTAGATGTTCATACTTATTAG
- a CDS encoding HNH endonuclease: MRKELLRVIKQGNTDIFYKSTEWINKRRDILKRDNNECQKCKSNGGYHKAECVHHIKHLKDFPELALVDENLTSLCYSCHNIEHPEKLHLNDKKKFVNEERW; this comes from the coding sequence ATGAGAAAAGAATTACTTAGAGTAATTAAACAAGGAAATACTGATATATTTTATAAAAGTACAGAGTGGATTAATAAAAGAAGAGACATACTTAAAAGAGATAATAATGAATGTCAGAAATGTAAAAGTAATGGTGGATATCATAAAGCAGAATGTGTACATCATATTAAACATTTAAAAGATTTTCCAGAGCTTGCATTGGTGGATGAAAACTTAACTAGCCTATGTTATTCATGCCATAACATAGAACATCCAGAAAAGTTACATTTAAATGATAAAAAGAAATTTGTGAATGAAGAACGTTGGTAA
- a CDS encoding host-nuclease inhibitor Gam family protein: MLNTLLKNEIDEMNEVMEEEVTGFKVDSLDSANWCFRKIRALKEQIKNNKALADAEKMRIAMWEKKENESAENSISYFENLLTEYFKEEKSKDKKFKLSTPYGKVSSRKATKWNYNEKEVLEWAKNSDYKELIRIKEELDKSTLKKTFKDGIDTTTGEIIPGVEIKEEETILVKAE, from the coding sequence ATGTTAAATACATTATTAAAGAATGAAATAGATGAAATGAATGAGGTTATGGAAGAAGAGGTTACAGGATTTAAGGTTGATAGCTTAGATAGTGCTAACTGGTGCTTTAGAAAAATAAGAGCTCTTAAGGAACAGATAAAAAATAATAAGGCATTAGCAGATGCTGAAAAAATGAGAATAGCTATGTGGGAAAAGAAAGAAAATGAGAGTGCTGAAAATAGCATAAGTTATTTTGAAAATTTACTTACAGAATATTTTAAAGAAGAAAAATCTAAAGATAAAAAATTTAAACTAAGCACACCATACGGAAAAGTAAGTAGTAGAAAGGCTACAAAGTGGAACTATAACGAAAAGGAAGTATTAGAATGGGCTAAAAATAGCGATTATAAGGAGCTTATAAGAATTAAGGAAGAGTTGGACAAGTCTACACTTAAAAAGACATTTAAAGATGGAATAGACACAACTACAGGAGAGATAATACCAGGCGTAGAGATTAAAGAGGAAGAAACTATCTTAGTTAAAGCTGAATAG
- a CDS encoding siderophore-interacting protein, which yields MTGYTKVQIMLNSYILWVNDVKNLELEIEALKNDYDLRGIQYQEKTGATNKINKEIEDRINSKEDKIKVYEKQKRFNEINIEKINNAVEILSEFEKTVIELKYLTSPTLSWKGIAYKVNSGTSTCRQAKIRAINKMIPLLCR from the coding sequence ATGACAGGTTATACTAAAGTACAGATAATGTTAAACTCATATATATTATGGGTCAATGATGTTAAAAACTTAGAATTAGAAATTGAAGCTTTAAAAAATGATTATGATCTTAGAGGTATTCAGTATCAAGAAAAAACTGGAGCAACTAATAAAATAAATAAAGAGATTGAAGATAGAATAAACAGTAAAGAAGATAAAATAAAAGTTTATGAAAAACAAAAAAGGTTTAATGAAATAAATATAGAGAAAATTAATAATGCAGTAGAAATACTAAGTGAATTTGAGAAAACGGTAATAGAACTAAAATATTTAACATCACCAACATTGTCATGGAAAGGAATAGCTTATAAAGTTAATTCAGGTACTTCAACTTGTAGACAAGCTAAAATTAGAGCAATAAACAAGATGATACCATTATTGTGTCGCTAA
- a CDS encoding PhnB protein, whose product MEKLLKFYKGKLELKERRIIEYIEEKNGEDGFESSKRETEYYVLKAEIELLKRIVNDLEDVK is encoded by the coding sequence ATGGAGAAATTATTAAAATTCTATAAAGGTAAACTTGAATTAAAGGAAAGACGTATTATTGAATATATTGAAGAAAAGAATGGTGAAGATGGGTTTGAAAGTTCTAAAAGAGAAACCGAGTATTATGTCTTAAAGGCAGAAATAGAATTGTTAAAAAGAATTGTTAATGATTTAGAAGATGTTAAATAA
- a CDS encoding zinc ribbon domain-containing protein: MDKCPHCNAEVFNHDLTKYCIACGKELKINTCKNSSCIICKEQVILPNYASYCPACGKHTTSYIDIDF, encoded by the coding sequence ATGGATAAATGTCCTCATTGTAACGCTGAAGTTTTTAATCATGACTTAACTAAATATTGCATTGCATGCGGTAAAGAATTAAAAATTAATACATGCAAAAATTCATCATGTATAATATGCAAAGAGCAAGTTATTTTGCCTAATTATGCAAGTTACTGCCCTGCATGTGGTAAACATACTACTTCATATATTGATATTGATTTTTAA
- a CDS encoding YopX family protein: MKAKDLTLRVVNETEKDKFEIKEFKPYITYESFIGCILGDAEILRPIGIKDVGEKMIYENYIIAVEEITGDKRKYKCVIKYNDITARFEAIEIRKDMKYIHMMNILNGLCKLKVIGNIYQNPELLSS, from the coding sequence ATGAAAGCAAAAGACTTAACTCTAAGAGTTGTTAATGAAACTGAAAAAGATAAATTTGAAATTAAGGAATTTAAACCATATATAACATATGAAAGTTTTATAGGTTGTATATTGGGAGATGCTGAAATTTTAAGACCAATAGGAATAAAAGATGTTGGAGAAAAAATGATATATGAAAACTATATTATTGCGGTTGAAGAAATAACTGGAGATAAAAGAAAATACAAATGCGTTATTAAATATAATGACATTACAGCAAGATTTGAAGCTATAGAAATTAGAAAAGATATGAAATATATACACATGATGAACATATTAAATGGTTTATGTAAATTGAAAGTTATAGGTAACATATATCAAAATCCAGAGTTGCTTAGTTCGTAA
- a CDS encoding single-stranded DNA-binding protein: protein MNKVVLIGRLTKDPELRFTPGNGKAVAGFTVAVDRKFSSSGQKEADFIPIVVWGKQAEATANYMSKGKLIGVSGRIQTRSYEAKDGTRRYVTEVIADEVQFLEWADGPQEINNNNPINYENEITPIDDGDIPF from the coding sequence TTGAACAAAGTCGTTTTGATAGGTAGATTAACCAAAGATCCAGAGTTAAGATTTACTCCAGGAAACGGGAAAGCTGTTGCAGGCTTTACTGTAGCTGTAGATAGGAAGTTCTCTTCTAGTGGTCAAAAAGAAGCAGACTTTATTCCGATAGTAGTGTGGGGAAAGCAAGCTGAAGCCACAGCTAACTATATGAGTAAAGGTAAGCTAATAGGGGTTTCTGGAAGAATTCAAACTAGATCATACGAAGCTAAAGATGGAACTAGAAGGTATGTTACAGAAGTAATTGCTGATGAAGTACAGTTCTTAGAGTGGGCAGATGGTCCACAAGAAATAAATAATAATAATCCAATCAATTATGAAAATGAAATCACTCCAATAGATGATGGTGATATTCCATTTTAG
- a CDS encoding ORF6N domain-containing protein, translated as MNKLVPVEFKNQRIMTTKILAEQYGTEETNIKTNFNNNKDRFIERKHYYQLTGDELKEFKRVVNDINDPSIKFASILTLWTEKGAARHAKILDTDEAWEVYEELEETYFRVKEVAQNISQLSPELQMFNNLFKALATTELEQKKLNEAITETKEEVQAIKDIIVLNPKAAWRRECNRILNAIGMKLNNYRLPKEEVYQALKERGNCRPNVLVNNLKKRARANGMAPSKVEKLNILDVLENEPRLKEIYVAIVKDMAIKNNVRV; from the coding sequence ATGAATAAGTTAGTGCCAGTTGAATTTAAAAATCAAAGGATTATGACAACAAAAATTTTGGCGGAGCAGTATGGTACAGAAGAAACAAATATTAAAACTAATTTTAATAATAACAAGGATAGATTTATAGAAAGAAAACATTATTATCAGTTAACAGGTGATGAATTAAAAGAATTCAAAAGGGTAGTCAATGATATTAACGACCCCTCAATAAAGTTTGCAAGCATACTTACGCTTTGGACAGAAAAAGGAGCAGCACGGCATGCAAAAATTTTAGATACAGATGAAGCTTGGGAAGTATATGAAGAATTAGAGGAAACTTATTTCAGAGTTAAGGAAGTAGCTCAAAATATTTCACAACTTAGTCCAGAGTTACAAATGTTTAATAATTTATTTAAAGCATTAGCAACTACAGAATTAGAACAAAAAAAATTAAATGAAGCAATTACAGAAACCAAAGAAGAGGTACAAGCTATAAAGGATATTATAGTTTTAAATCCTAAAGCAGCATGGAGAAGAGAATGTAATAGGATACTAAATGCAATAGGAATGAAATTAAATAATTATAGATTACCTAAAGAAGAAGTTTATCAAGCCTTGAAGGAGCGAGGTAATTGCAGACCTAATGTATTGGTAAACAATCTTAAGAAAAGAGCAAGAGCTAATGGAATGGCTCCAAGTAAAGTTGAAAAATTAAATATTTTGGATGTACTTGAAAATGAACCAAGGCTTAAAGAAATATATGTAGCTATAGTAAAAGATATGGCTATAAAAAATAATGTGAGAGTTTAG
- the xerA gene encoding site-specific tyrosine recombinase/integron integrase, whose translation MYSTNSKDEVVIKIIGKLSTEFPDIDQLKARNVVEEVLYKYDVKPTETALVASDIEEKLAIYLASKKLDGLSPQTLKNYQYNLLKFAEYLRKPLAAINTMDLRMFLAKRCKGLKPTSVNGQISILKSFFGWLHMEEYIPKNPTLKLKQTKEPKRLRKPLTEEEVELLREACKTPRELCIVELLISTGCRLSEIVGINKEDINWHEMTLCVIGKGNKEREVCFSTKAKILLRKYLLTRKDTNSALFVTSKRPHNRLGRRSVQREIQRIAKRAGFDKSVFPHLFRHSFATHRLNAGMPLHIVQHLLGHESPSTTEIYAQVSKESIMHEYKKIS comes from the coding sequence ATGTATAGTACAAATAGCAAAGATGAAGTTGTAATAAAAATTATAGGTAAGTTATCAACGGAATTTCCAGATATAGATCAACTAAAAGCTAGAAATGTTGTGGAAGAAGTATTGTACAAATATGATGTGAAGCCAACTGAGACAGCTCTAGTAGCAAGTGATATAGAAGAAAAACTAGCGATCTATTTAGCAAGTAAAAAGCTGGATGGACTTAGTCCCCAAACGCTAAAGAATTATCAGTACAATCTCTTAAAATTTGCAGAGTACTTAAGGAAACCTCTGGCTGCCATTAATACAATGGACTTAAGAATGTTCTTAGCGAAGAGGTGTAAGGGATTAAAACCAACCTCAGTAAATGGGCAAATATCAATTTTAAAAAGCTTTTTCGGATGGCTTCATATGGAAGAATATATTCCTAAAAATCCTACACTTAAGCTAAAACAAACTAAAGAACCTAAGAGGCTAAGAAAACCATTAACAGAAGAAGAAGTTGAGTTGTTAAGGGAAGCTTGTAAAACTCCACGTGAGTTATGTATTGTAGAACTACTGATTTCTACAGGGTGTAGACTTAGTGAAATTGTTGGAATTAATAAAGAAGATATTAACTGGCATGAAATGACACTATGTGTAATCGGAAAAGGGAATAAGGAGAGGGAGGTATGCTTCAGCACAAAAGCAAAAATACTTCTAAGAAAATACTTACTTACAAGGAAAGACACCAACTCAGCTTTATTTGTTACTTCAAAGCGCCCACACAATAGGTTGGGTCGTAGAAGTGTTCAAAGAGAAATTCAAAGAATTGCTAAAAGAGCAGGATTTGACAAGTCAGTATTCCCGCACCTATTTCGACACAGCTTTGCTACACATAGGCTAAACGCAGGTATGCCATTGCATATAGTACAACATCTGCTAGGGCATGAATCTCCATCAACTACGGAAATTTATGCACAAGTTAGTAAGGAAAGCATAATGCATGAATATAAAAAGATTTCTTAA
- a CDS encoding DnaA ATPase domain-containing protein — translation MNATSNCPYGKCDGTGLIQMINNGTGEFKAQYCKCREEKIYSNRLKFANIPEEFESLTIKSFDIKIYKNKESEILAVAAKKMTANYIKNFVKFKELGKGLYYYSETKGSGKTRLAVSLGNVLLKNLKQQVKFITCSDLLKEIRNTYNDQSKYTESQLIESINNVAILIIDDIGVEKPSSWVNEMLFNIFDNRMKYKKITIFTSNCIIEELQHDSRLKSRLNKMCIPIKMPEEDIRKYLANEENRELQDLLLRG, via the coding sequence TTGAATGCGACTTCTAATTGTCCTTATGGGAAATGTGATGGGACAGGCCTTATACAGATGATAAACAATGGAACTGGAGAATTTAAAGCACAATACTGTAAGTGCAGAGAGGAAAAGATTTATAGTAATAGATTAAAGTTTGCTAATATACCAGAAGAGTTCGAGAGTTTAACTATAAAATCATTTGATATAAAAATATACAAGAATAAAGAATCTGAAATCTTAGCCGTTGCTGCTAAAAAAATGACAGCCAATTATATAAAGAATTTTGTAAAGTTCAAGGAATTAGGTAAAGGGCTATATTATTATTCTGAAACTAAAGGAAGTGGCAAAACTAGACTAGCAGTAAGCCTAGGAAATGTATTATTAAAAAATCTAAAACAACAAGTAAAGTTTATAACCTGCTCGGATTTACTTAAAGAAATTAGGAATACCTATAATGACCAATCTAAATATACTGAGAGCCAGTTAATAGAAAGCATTAACAATGTGGCCATATTAATTATAGACGATATTGGAGTTGAAAAGCCTTCAAGCTGGGTAAATGAAATGCTCTTCAATATCTTTGATAACAGGATGAAATATAAAAAGATAACTATATTTACATCAAATTGCATAATAGAAGAGCTGCAGCATGATAGCAGGCTGAAAAGTAGACTTAACAAGATGTGTATTCCAATTAAGATGCCAGAAGAAGACATAAGAAAGTATTTAGCAAATGAAGAAAATAGAGAGTTGCAAGACTTATTGTTAAGAGGTTAA
- a CDS encoding DUF1064 domain-containing protein → MLKSKYGAKKIVIDGIKFDSKDEGRYYEYLKKLKAQGEILNFELQPKFTLIPTFKYKGKTERAATYTLDFLVYHLDGHEEYIDVKGYETQQGTFKFKLLKSQHPDMDFKWIARNLKYGQDGWIEYSELKKIRRENKKCQK, encoded by the coding sequence ATGCTTAAAAGCAAGTACGGAGCTAAAAAAATTGTTATAGATGGGATTAAATTTGATAGCAAAGACGAAGGAAGATATTATGAGTATCTTAAAAAACTTAAGGCTCAAGGTGAGATATTAAACTTTGAGTTACAGCCTAAATTTACTTTAATACCAACTTTTAAATATAAGGGTAAAACTGAAAGAGCTGCCACATATACATTAGATTTCTTAGTTTATCACCTTGATGGACATGAAGAATATATTGATGTAAAAGGTTATGAGACACAGCAAGGAACGTTTAAATTTAAACTATTAAAGTCTCAACATCCAGATATGGACTTTAAATGGATTGCAAGGAATTTAAAATATGGACAAGATGGATGGATTGAATATAGTGAGCTTAAAAAGATTAGAAGGGAGAATAAAAAATGCCAAAAATAA